The proteins below come from a single Candidatus Chlamydia sanziniae genomic window:
- a CDS encoding dicarboxylate/amino acid:cation symporter: MTRKYLYTKYNLLLLLAIFLGLGLGLTNSVILFAIAEGISSIFLKLLRLISLPLVFFAIGSTITSVDNLKTMFTLGKRLVYYTLFTTLIAASIGLGIVIFIHPRVTTATTLATMTETNSTGYTNILADILPNNILKPFIEGNVIAIAFLAVILSIASLFLKEKERTFVKNFFSTFSSIFLNLAKGILKLLPLAMFAFSILLYKEFRNQENLQVFSKYLFCVIMANLLQGFLVLPLLLKFHKISPFKVVKTMSPALITAFFSKSSAATLPLTMELAEDELKIHPTLSRFSFPLCSVINMNGCAAFILITIVFILTSNGILLSPLMLIAWVLIATLAAVGNAGVPMGCYFLTLSLLSSIKIPLSILGLILPFYAVLDMLETSLNVWSDCCVVSIVNKQLSKKFPL, from the coding sequence ATGACAAGAAAATACTTATATACTAAATACAATCTTTTACTTCTCCTTGCAATCTTTCTTGGCTTGGGGTTAGGACTCACGAACTCTGTTATACTTTTTGCTATTGCAGAAGGAATCTCTAGTATTTTTTTAAAATTACTTCGATTAATCAGCTTACCTCTAGTATTTTTTGCTATTGGATCTACAATTACTTCTGTGGATAACTTGAAAACAATGTTTACCTTGGGGAAAAGACTCGTCTACTATACTTTATTCACAACACTCATTGCAGCTTCTATTGGTTTAGGCATAGTCATATTCATTCATCCAAGAGTCACTACCGCAACGACTCTTGCAACAATGACAGAAACAAACTCCACAGGATACACTAATATCTTAGCAGACATTCTACCTAACAATATACTCAAGCCTTTTATTGAAGGAAATGTCATTGCTATTGCATTTTTAGCAGTTATCTTAAGTATCGCGTCTTTATTCTTGAAAGAAAAAGAAAGAACTTTCGTAAAAAACTTTTTTTCTACTTTCTCTTCTATTTTCCTTAATTTAGCCAAAGGCATACTTAAACTTCTTCCTTTAGCAATGTTTGCCTTTTCTATTCTTCTATATAAAGAGTTTAGAAATCAGGAAAATCTACAAGTATTTAGTAAATATTTATTCTGTGTAATAATGGCTAACCTCCTCCAAGGATTTTTGGTGCTTCCCCTCTTACTTAAATTTCACAAGATTTCCCCTTTTAAAGTAGTAAAAACAATGTCTCCAGCTTTGATTACGGCATTTTTCTCAAAATCTTCAGCAGCTACCTTACCCCTAACAATGGAACTTGCCGAAGATGAATTAAAGATACATCCCACTCTTTCTCGATTTAGCTTTCCCTTATGCTCTGTTATCAATATGAATGGCTGTGCAGCTTTCATTCTCATCACAATAGTTTTTATCCTTACTTCAAATGGAATACTTTTGTCGCCCCTTATGTTAATTGCTTGGGTTCTCATTGCAACCCTTGCAGCCGTAGGAAATGCCGGTGTGCCTATGGGATGCTATTTTCTTACCCTCTCCTTACTCTCTTCTATAAAAATTCCTTTATCTATTCTCGGTCTTATTTTGCCTTTTTATGCCGTCCTAGATATGTTAGAGACTTCCCTTAACGTCTGGTCGGATTGCTGTGTAGTAAGCATAGTAAATAAACAGCTTTCTAAAAAATTCCCTTTATAA
- a CDS encoding sodium-dependent transporter, with protein MSKKHTRFSSQLGFVFSMMGIAVGAGNIWRFPRIVAQNGGGSFILLWLGFLFLWSIPLIIIELSIGKLTQKAPIGALIKTIGPKWAWAGGFITLVTTCILAYYSTIVGWGLSYFYYALSGKIQLGNNFTQLWETHYQSTLPLWSHLISLGLAYLIIRKGIVQGIEKCNKILIPAFLVCMLALLIRAVTLPGALQGIKQLFTCDRSSFVNYKVWIEALTQNAWDTGAGWGLLLVYSGFASKRTGIVANGALTAISNNLISLVMGIVIFSTCASLDILGTQQLQEGVGASSVGVTFIYLPELFTRLPGWSYFATLFSSLFFLAFSMAALSSMISMLFLLSQTFSEFGIKTHIAETLATLIAFILGIPSALSMKFFTNQDTVWGIALIVNGLIFIYAALTYGLKKIKKEVINAVPNDIHLNHIFTIIVKYLLPIEGILLLGWYFYKGLFPENDTWWNPISTYSLSTLILQWTIGFTILWKVNRKLYLRFIRSNPENS; from the coding sequence GTGAGCAAAAAACATACCCGCTTCTCTTCTCAATTAGGATTTGTATTCTCCATGATGGGAATTGCTGTCGGAGCTGGCAATATTTGGCGCTTTCCCCGAATTGTCGCACAAAACGGAGGTGGGTCTTTTATTCTTCTCTGGTTAGGTTTTTTATTTCTATGGTCAATTCCCTTAATTATTATAGAACTTTCCATTGGTAAATTAACCCAAAAGGCCCCTATAGGGGCCTTAATTAAAACTATAGGCCCAAAATGGGCGTGGGCAGGAGGATTTATAACCTTAGTTACAACCTGTATTCTAGCCTACTACTCAACAATCGTAGGCTGGGGATTGAGTTATTTCTATTATGCCCTTTCAGGAAAAATTCAATTAGGTAATAACTTTACTCAATTATGGGAAACTCATTACCAAAGTACTCTACCTCTTTGGTCTCATCTTATTTCCTTAGGACTAGCCTACCTCATTATCCGTAAAGGAATTGTACAAGGTATTGAAAAGTGTAATAAAATTCTTATCCCAGCATTTCTTGTATGTATGCTAGCCTTACTTATACGAGCTGTTACACTTCCAGGAGCTCTTCAAGGAATAAAACAACTTTTTACTTGTGATCGAAGTTCTTTTGTTAATTATAAAGTATGGATAGAAGCCCTTACGCAAAATGCCTGGGACACAGGAGCAGGTTGGGGACTACTACTTGTTTACTCGGGATTTGCCTCAAAAAGAACTGGAATAGTTGCAAATGGAGCGCTTACAGCAATATCCAATAACCTTATTTCCCTAGTTATGGGCATTGTCATTTTCTCTACATGTGCTTCTCTAGATATCCTAGGAACTCAACAATTACAAGAAGGAGTTGGAGCCTCAAGTGTAGGAGTCACGTTTATCTACCTTCCAGAACTATTCACACGACTCCCAGGTTGGTCTTATTTCGCCACCTTGTTTAGCTCCCTCTTCTTCTTAGCGTTCTCTATGGCTGCTTTATCGTCTATGATTTCCATGCTCTTCTTACTTTCTCAAACTTTTTCAGAATTTGGTATAAAAACACATATTGCGGAAACACTCGCAACACTCATCGCATTTATCCTAGGGATTCCCTCAGCTCTAAGCATGAAATTCTTTACTAACCAAGACACCGTATGGGGTATAGCACTTATTGTTAATGGTTTAATTTTTATCTATGCAGCTTTAACTTACGGACTTAAAAAAATAAAAAAAGAAGTTATCAATGCCGTCCCGAATGATATCCATTTAAACCACATATTTACCATCATAGTAAAATATTTGCTTCCTATTGAAGGAATACTTCTTTTGGGTTGGTATTTCTATAAAGGACTATTCCCAGAAAATGACACATGGTGGAACCCTATTTCAACTTATAGTCTTTCAACCCTAATCTTACAGTGGACTATAGGATTCACTATTTTATGGAAAGTAAATCGAAAGTTATATTTAAGATTTATTCGTTCAAACCCAGAAAATTCTTAA
- the incB gene encoding inclusion membrane protein IncB, whose amino-acid sequence MTASIETQMRNLDDRLEEVEHQVSKLDPLSQTVQVLSLQVQEVVDSSIEGKVSSNKVGQLQEQVGLLLHLILEDNKNKDPAPQQFHVSSTSGYKIQQKAPSTLAKVLAVLLTLIALIALTVLIVCILTACGACPIVLSILNLYTIGACISLPVLGSLAVGLMVLSILGAQTAMKNKLIIINSSSQSS is encoded by the coding sequence ATGACAGCATCCATAGAAACACAAATGCGCAATTTAGATGATCGTTTGGAAGAAGTTGAACATCAAGTCAGTAAATTAGACCCTCTCTCTCAAACAGTGCAAGTGTTATCACTACAAGTCCAAGAGGTGGTAGACAGTTCTATAGAGGGAAAAGTTTCCTCTAATAAAGTAGGACAACTACAAGAGCAGGTAGGACTATTATTACATCTGATACTTGAGGACAATAAGAATAAAGATCCAGCTCCACAACAATTTCATGTATCCAGTACATCCGGATACAAGATTCAACAAAAAGCCCCATCTACTTTGGCTAAAGTTCTCGCAGTCTTATTAACTCTTATTGCCTTAATCGCGCTTACCGTTCTCATTGTTTGTATACTTACTGCTTGCGGAGCCTGTCCTATAGTTCTTTCTATCCTTAATCTCTACACTATCGGAGCCTGTATATCTCTTCCTGTTCTTGGTTCTTTAGCAGTTGGTCTCATGGTTTTATCTATTTTAGGCGCTCAAACAGCAATGAAAAATAAACTTATCATTATTAACAGCTCATCACAATCCTCCTAA
- a CDS encoding MFS transporter, with protein MRKALRLLFNLHHGEEKRALLFLCLGLVWGMGCYGTLALAEGLFIEKLGSIELPKIYLGSSLILCLFSSLVLYNLFQKRVSPRTLFLTPVISTVICNVYLLFFSIVTTDLPRFPLFFYRIIIWSLTIFSYTSFWSFVDQFFNLQDGKRHFCIFNAIIFLGDAIGSGIVATLVHVLGIQGMLILFSIALLLTLPIVFYVSNSLKALVDDHDHFLDTGHPPRISQALKLCFADKYTFYLLCFYFLMQLLAIATEFNYLKVFEVVFTSKEEFHLIAHIGKCALWISLGNMCFALFAYSRIIKNLGINNVILFAPLCFLSLFFCWIFNTSLCIATIAMVVREGVTYALDDNNLQLLIYGVPNKIRSQIRIVIESFIEPIGMLVWSLICFIAPKQFILCLTISLIATVLVCLVRSYYAKAILKNLSSQALHPNKFMQNWMKIMNTKQKRQIELFLLAHLKHPNEQHQTFAFQHLLNLGSRSILPSLLAHMNKLSLPNKLKTLDMLKLSLWAKDFLTLELLKRWTNTFPHPAIATAIHLYFAEHNLLQITNIAEDLYDAAGDRLFAAILTVRRQETSGSYRDLADSRLQELLQSQTPQAIATALSILRLEKNPDNFPILLDFLDFSNNDILILTCKALYTSVRVTHKPYCRKLLLALKHASHNNEASQYLLKTISIAFDTSLVKQLLITIFQLKSSSRKFAEIMIENLPKEVAPAFLQVLIDDTIHNRCRILAAKALCKIDNWLLKKHAYKLVKFKASKALFYSYHKHYIQKCYPSYNLSLLINTLNSNYYAEVNFILTLLGILGSVEDSDILIRALIGKNQKIKAQALESLEKNCDGRLFSLLEPFVNQPCPCYSEKYYFKCGVIPLTLKELLNMMENSPSCLNKLTAQQLKQELAYCDTDFQSPSMYTNINQQEEELVSNNPDTLISFFMI; from the coding sequence ATGCGAAAAGCCTTGCGCCTGCTATTTAACCTACATCACGGCGAAGAAAAAAGAGCCCTTCTGTTCCTTTGTCTAGGCTTAGTATGGGGCATGGGTTGCTATGGCACTCTCGCCCTTGCTGAAGGTTTGTTTATTGAAAAGTTAGGGTCCATAGAGTTACCAAAAATTTATTTAGGGTCCTCTTTAATTCTATGTCTTTTTTCTTCCCTTGTCCTTTATAATTTATTTCAAAAACGTGTTTCTCCTAGGACTCTTTTTCTTACTCCAGTGATAAGCACAGTTATATGCAATGTTTATCTTCTATTTTTTTCTATAGTAACAACAGACCTTCCTCGTTTCCCTTTGTTCTTCTATCGTATAATTATTTGGAGTTTAACGATTTTTTCTTATACAAGTTTTTGGAGTTTTGTAGATCAATTTTTCAATTTACAAGATGGTAAAAGACATTTTTGTATTTTTAACGCTATTATTTTCCTTGGAGATGCTATTGGTAGCGGGATCGTTGCTACACTTGTGCACGTCTTAGGAATCCAAGGGATGTTGATTTTATTTAGCATAGCCCTACTCTTAACCCTCCCCATTGTATTTTATGTCTCTAACTCTCTAAAAGCTCTTGTTGATGACCATGACCATTTTCTTGATACAGGACATCCTCCTCGAATTTCTCAAGCTTTAAAGCTTTGTTTTGCAGACAAATATACTTTCTATTTGTTGTGTTTCTACTTCCTCATGCAACTCTTAGCTATTGCAACAGAATTTAATTATTTAAAAGTATTTGAAGTAGTATTCACTTCGAAAGAAGAATTTCATCTAATCGCTCATATAGGTAAATGTGCCCTATGGATCTCTCTTGGAAATATGTGTTTTGCCTTATTTGCTTACAGTAGAATCATAAAAAACTTGGGAATCAATAATGTCATCCTATTTGCTCCTTTATGTTTTCTTAGTCTCTTTTTTTGTTGGATTTTCAATACCTCACTTTGTATTGCTACTATAGCTATGGTTGTCCGTGAAGGAGTGACTTACGCTCTTGATGATAACAACCTTCAACTTCTGATTTATGGAGTCCCTAACAAAATTCGGAGTCAAATCCGTATTGTTATAGAATCATTTATTGAACCTATAGGCATGCTTGTTTGGAGTCTTATTTGTTTTATTGCTCCAAAGCAATTCATTCTTTGCTTGACCATCTCTCTAATAGCTACTGTTCTTGTCTGTTTAGTACGTTCTTATTATGCCAAGGCAATTCTTAAAAATCTTTCATCCCAAGCACTTCACCCCAATAAATTCATGCAAAACTGGATGAAAATAATGAATACAAAACAAAAACGACAAATAGAGCTCTTTCTCTTAGCTCATCTCAAACACCCTAATGAACAACACCAAACTTTTGCATTTCAGCATCTGCTAAATCTTGGCAGTCGCAGCATTCTTCCTAGTCTTCTTGCTCACATGAACAAACTTAGCCTCCCAAATAAATTAAAAACTTTAGATATGCTCAAATTGAGTTTATGGGCTAAAGACTTTCTTACCTTAGAACTCCTTAAACGATGGACAAACACCTTTCCCCATCCAGCAATTGCCACAGCTATCCACCTTTATTTTGCTGAACACAATCTTTTACAAATCACAAACATTGCTGAAGATCTTTATGACGCTGCTGGAGACCGATTATTTGCCGCAATTCTTACTGTACGAAGGCAAGAAACAAGCGGTTCTTATCGTGATCTTGCAGATTCCCGTCTTCAAGAATTATTACAATCCCAAACTCCACAAGCAATTGCTACAGCTCTATCCATATTACGATTAGAAAAAAATCCAGATAATTTTCCTATCCTCCTAGATTTTTTAGATTTTTCCAATAACGATATTCTCATTTTAACTTGTAAAGCCCTCTATACCTCTGTTAGAGTTACTCATAAACCCTACTGCCGTAAACTTCTTCTCGCATTAAAGCATGCTTCTCATAACAATGAAGCCAGTCAGTATTTACTAAAGACAATCAGCATTGCTTTTGATACTAGCCTTGTTAAGCAGCTCCTTATCACAATATTTCAACTTAAAAGCTCTTCTAGAAAATTTGCTGAAATTATGATTGAAAATTTACCTAAAGAAGTTGCTCCCGCATTTCTTCAGGTCCTTATTGATGATACCATACACAACCGTTGTCGTATTTTAGCTGCTAAAGCACTTTGTAAAATCGATAATTGGCTATTGAAAAAACATGCGTATAAATTAGTAAAATTTAAAGCAAGCAAAGCACTATTCTACTCTTACCACAAACATTACATTCAAAAATGCTATCCTTCATACAACCTAAGTTTACTCATCAATACTCTTAACTCTAATTATTATGCTGAAGTAAACTTTATCCTCACACTACTTGGTATTCTAGGATCTGTAGAAGATTCTGATATCCTAATTCGTGCGCTTATAGGGAAAAATCAAAAAATCAAAGCCCAGGCCTTAGAATCACTAGAGAAAAATTGTGACGGTCGCTTATTTTCTTTACTCGAACCCTTCGTAAACCAACCATGCCCGTGTTATAGTGAAAAATATTATTTTAAATGTGGTGTTATTCCTCTAACTCTTAAAGAACTCCTAAACATGATGGAGAACTCCCCTTCATGTTTAAACAAATTGACTGCACAACAACTCAAACAAGAGCTTGCCTACTGCGATACAGACTTCCAATCCCCTAGTATGTATACAAATATTAATCAACAAGAGGAAGAACTGGTGAGTAATAATCCAGACACATTGATTTCTTTCTTTATGATTTAA
- a CDS encoding cyclic nucleotide-binding domain-containing protein codes for MNLIDRAFLLKKTIIFHSLDMDLLLGIADKAEIMIFKPGANIFSIGQRGFSFYIIVEGHVIISYDKLETPIKLKSKDCFGEESLFNNKLREYNACANTQARMLVLSKGQILNIIEECPSVALSFLELYSKQIEFRLPLSTRIQI; via the coding sequence ATGAATTTAATTGATCGGGCGTTTCTATTAAAAAAAACTATTATTTTCCATTCTCTTGATATGGATCTCCTTTTAGGGATTGCTGATAAAGCAGAAATCATGATTTTTAAACCGGGGGCAAACATATTTTCTATAGGACAACGAGGCTTTAGCTTTTACATTATTGTAGAAGGTCATGTGATAATTTCTTACGATAAACTCGAAACACCCATAAAATTAAAATCAAAAGACTGCTTTGGAGAAGAGAGCTTATTTAATAATAAACTTAGAGAATACAATGCTTGCGCCAATACACAAGCACGCATGCTTGTTTTAAGCAAAGGACAAATTTTAAACATTATTGAAGAATGCCCTTCAGTAGCCTTATCTTTTTTGGAATTATATAGCAAACAAATAGAATTTAGATTGCCCCTAAGCACAAGAATCCAAATCTAA
- the acpP gene encoding acyl carrier protein yields MSLEDDLMAIIVEQLGVDPKEVNENSSFIEDLNADSLDLTELIMTLEEKFAFEISEADAEQLRTVGDVLTYIRRRQAEQ; encoded by the coding sequence ATGAGTTTAGAAGATGATTTAATGGCAATTATTGTTGAGCAGCTAGGTGTGGATCCAAAAGAAGTTAATGAAAACTCTTCGTTTATTGAGGATTTGAATGCTGATAGCTTAGATTTAACAGAATTGATTATGACTTTAGAAGAAAAGTTTGCTTTTGAAATTTCTGAAGCAGACGCAGAACAACTCCGTACTGTTGGTGATGTATTGACCTATATTAGAAGACGTCAAGCTGAACAATAA
- the fabG gene encoding 3-oxoacyl-ACP reductase FabG — MEIILTGKKAIITGGSRGIGLGIARLFLEQGVDVEIWGVNEERGQAAASALSNLQGQVSFARVDVGDFGAVKEAVKNFLDRHQKIDILINNAGITRDNLLMRMSEEDWHMVIRTNLDSLYYTCSSVIRPMMKARSGSIINITSIGAKMGNPGQTNYTAAKGGVIAFSRSLAKEVAGRNVRVNCIAPGFIDTDMTRVLSETVTAEWLKNVPMGRAGTTEDIARVALFFASPLSEYITSQVLAVDGGTTY; from the coding sequence ATGGAGATTATATTAACGGGGAAAAAAGCAATTATTACTGGTGGCTCGCGAGGAATTGGTTTAGGAATTGCGAGATTATTTTTAGAACAGGGTGTTGATGTAGAGATTTGGGGCGTGAATGAAGAACGGGGACAGGCTGCTGCGAGTGCTCTGAGCAATCTTCAAGGACAAGTGTCATTTGCTCGTGTAGATGTTGGTGATTTTGGGGCTGTTAAAGAAGCGGTAAAAAATTTTTTAGATCGTCATCAAAAAATCGATATTTTAATTAATAATGCTGGTATCACTCGTGATAATTTGCTTATGCGTATGTCTGAAGAAGACTGGCACATGGTGATTCGTACTAATTTAGATTCCTTATATTATACTTGTTCTTCAGTAATTCGGCCTATGATGAAGGCGCGTTCAGGTTCAATCATTAATATTACTTCTATTGGTGCTAAAATGGGGAATCCTGGGCAAACTAATTATACTGCTGCCAAAGGTGGAGTTATTGCTTTTAGTAGATCTTTAGCTAAAGAAGTGGCTGGAAGAAATGTTCGAGTAAATTGTATAGCTCCGGGTTTTATTGATACAGACATGACAAGGGTATTGAGTGAGACTGTGACTGCTGAATGGCTTAAGAACGTTCCTATGGGAAGGGCAGGAACTACGGAAGATATTGCTCGGGTAGCATTATTTTTTGCTTCCCCGTTATCTGAGTATATAACTTCACAAGTATTAGCTGTGGATGGGGGCACTACTTATTAA
- the fabD gene encoding ACP S-malonyltransferase, whose product MNTRYAFLFPGQGSQYVGMGKDLSHNYSEAADIFALADEILGFSLTSIMFQGPEKLLMETIHSQLAIYLHSMAVVSILSSRSSIVPTVVSGLSLGEYTALTASNRISLLDGLTLIRKRGELMNEACKQSPGAMAAILGLPAEVVEQHIAGLGEGIWIANYNAPSQLVIAGTVEKVSEAIELFQTLGAKKAIWLKVFGAFHTPFMQTAQDGLAPYIYTLPIKDSGVPLISHVVAKSLISVEEIRTCLARQITSPTLWYQSCYFMESMVDRFLELGPGKVLTGLNRSIGLTKPTQSLSTTEIIENFLEEVC is encoded by the coding sequence ATGAACACACGGTATGCTTTTTTATTTCCAGGTCAAGGAAGTCAATATGTAGGTATGGGAAAAGATTTGTCTCATAATTATTCAGAAGCTGCGGATATTTTTGCACTTGCTGATGAAATATTGGGATTTTCCTTAACTTCGATTATGTTTCAAGGACCAGAAAAATTATTAATGGAAACTATACATAGTCAATTAGCTATTTATCTTCATAGTATGGCAGTCGTGAGTATTCTTTCTTCACGATCTTCTATTGTTCCCACGGTTGTATCAGGATTAAGTTTGGGAGAATATACTGCTCTGACTGCTTCTAATAGGATATCTTTATTAGATGGATTAACTCTTATTAGGAAACGTGGAGAGTTAATGAATGAGGCTTGTAAGCAGAGCCCTGGAGCTATGGCAGCCATATTAGGGCTGCCTGCTGAAGTTGTTGAGCAACATATAGCAGGCTTAGGTGAGGGGATTTGGATAGCAAACTATAACGCACCTAGTCAACTTGTGATTGCAGGAACAGTTGAAAAAGTTTCAGAGGCTATCGAATTATTTCAAACTTTAGGTGCTAAGAAGGCAATTTGGTTAAAAGTATTTGGGGCATTTCATACGCCTTTTATGCAGACGGCTCAAGATGGTCTTGCGCCCTATATTTATACTCTTCCAATCAAAGATTCGGGTGTACCTTTAATTTCACACGTTGTTGCTAAGTCTCTAATATCTGTTGAAGAAATTCGGACTTGTTTAGCGCGTCAGATAACGTCACCAACTCTATGGTATCAAAGTTGCTATTTTATGGAATCCATGGTGGATCGATTTTTAGAATTAGGGCCTGGTAAAGTACTTACAGGTTTAAATCGTTCAATTGGACTTACAAAGCCTACGCAGAGTCTTAGTACTACTGAGATAATTGAAAATTTTTTAGAAGAGGTATGTTAA
- a CDS encoding ketoacyl-ACP synthase III yields the protein MSKTKKAAIWATGSYLPQKVLSNFDLEKMVDTSNEWIVLRTGIRERRIAAPHEHSSYMGAQAAKKAIVNSNLRKDQIECILFSTAAPDYIFPSTATLAQAYLGIEEIPAFDCQAACSGYLYGLSVAKAYVESGAYKNVLLMAADKLSSFVNYEDRNTCVLFGDGGAACVIGESRPGALEIHQVCLGADGRLGELLSLPAGGSRHPASEETLRSGKHYMAMEGKEVFKHAIRRMESSAKTAIALAGIQEEDIHWLVPHQANERIIDAMAKRFNVDPSRVFKSIHKYGNTAASSVGIALDELIHTECIDPHQYLLLTAFGGGLSWGAVILEQV from the coding sequence ATGAGTAAGACTAAAAAAGCAGCAATTTGGGCAACGGGTTCATACTTACCTCAAAAGGTTTTGTCGAACTTTGATTTAGAAAAAATGGTAGACACCTCTAATGAATGGATTGTTTTGAGAACAGGAATTCGAGAACGTCGAATTGCTGCTCCCCATGAACATAGTTCTTATATGGGTGCTCAAGCTGCGAAAAAGGCAATTGTAAATTCTAATCTAAGAAAAGATCAAATAGAATGTATTCTTTTTTCTACTGCTGCTCCTGATTATATTTTTCCCTCTACTGCGACTCTTGCTCAGGCATATTTGGGAATAGAAGAGATTCCAGCTTTTGATTGTCAGGCAGCTTGTTCAGGATATTTGTATGGATTGTCAGTAGCCAAGGCTTATGTAGAGTCGGGTGCGTATAAAAATGTTTTATTAATGGCTGCGGATAAGCTTTCTTCATTTGTTAATTATGAGGATCGGAATACTTGTGTACTTTTTGGTGATGGCGGGGCTGCCTGTGTGATTGGAGAAAGTCGTCCAGGAGCACTTGAAATTCATCAGGTTTGTTTAGGTGCTGATGGTAGATTAGGGGAGCTTTTAAGCTTACCTGCAGGAGGAAGTCGTCACCCCGCTTCTGAGGAAACTTTACGTTCTGGGAAGCATTATATGGCTATGGAGGGGAAGGAGGTTTTTAAGCATGCGATAAGGCGTATGGAATCTTCAGCTAAAACCGCAATTGCTTTGGCTGGCATTCAGGAAGAAGATATTCATTGGCTTGTCCCTCATCAAGCTAATGAAAGAATCATTGATGCTATGGCTAAGCGCTTTAACGTTGATCCTTCTAGAGTATTTAAGAGCATACATAAATATGGAAATACAGCAGCTTCATCTGTTGGTATTGCCTTAGACGAACTGATTCATACGGAGTGTATCGATCCACATCAATATTTGCTTTTAACAGCCTTTGGAGGGGGTTTATCTTGGGGTGCAGTAATCCTGGAGCAGGTTTAA
- the recR gene encoding recombination mediator RecR gives MIKYPDYLSKLIFFLRKLPGIGFKTAEKLAFELITWEKEQLEALGQAFEEISIVRSNCSQCFSLKEAPEADCHFCTKERDPSSLCVVASQKDVFFLERSKIFNGHYYVLGSLLSPITGKHIDTQRLFLLKQRIETLSSKEIILALDATLEGDATALFLKQELVTLPIFISRLALGLPVGLSFDYIDSGTLARAFSGRHPY, from the coding sequence ATGATAAAGTACCCTGATTATTTATCTAAACTAATTTTCTTTTTAAGAAAGCTTCCTGGAATTGGTTTCAAAACAGCAGAAAAACTCGCTTTTGAACTTATCACATGGGAAAAAGAGCAACTCGAAGCCCTGGGCCAGGCCTTTGAAGAAATTTCAATTGTGCGCAGTAATTGTAGCCAATGTTTCAGTCTAAAAGAAGCACCCGAGGCTGATTGTCATTTCTGTACAAAAGAACGAGATCCTTCCAGTCTATGTGTTGTAGCCAGTCAAAAAGACGTCTTTTTCTTAGAACGCTCAAAAATATTTAATGGACACTATTATGTCCTAGGCTCACTCCTCTCACCAATTACAGGGAAACATATAGACACTCAACGCCTTTTCTTATTGAAACAACGAATTGAAACTCTTTCCTCTAAAGAGATTATTCTCGCCCTTGATGCGACTTTAGAAGGCGATGCTACAGCTCTTTTTTTAAAACAAGAGTTGGTTACACTTCCCATTTTTATTTCGCGTTTGGCTTTGGGTTTACCTGTAGGGTTATCTTTTGACTATATAGACTCAGGAACACTAGCCAGAGCTTTCTCTGGGCGTCATCCATATTAA